ATAGATTAATATCATATCGTTTCCACATATCCACAGCGTAAGCAAGGTACAATTCATTCTCGGAATATTCAGGATTTAGGAATCCATTCCATATCCAGTTTATTGAAAAAGTATTCTTTTCTTTAGTTATGTAGTCCTTGCACATGTGATGTAAATCATCACCAGCATAATCTACTTTTGGATAGAAATTCAATTCTTTACATATCTTCCAGTAAATATCAGGTGGTGTACCCCTAACATCTGATTCACCAGAACTATCAATTATTGATAATCTTCTTACTGCTTCAGAACCATGAATACCATTTCTTGGTATTCTTATCTTATTTTTTAATTTCTCAATGCTATTTTTTTTCTTTATTTTTGTCAATGCCATTATCAAATATCCATACACAATAATTGATTTCTAATTAGATACACCTTTACAAATATCAAAATAAATTATCATTGGATAATCGATGAAACCAATTATTATAAAGATTATTGTAGAATCATGTGCGGGATACATGTGTTATCAATTACATTAAACTAATTTATTCTATAGAAGTAAAAAAGGAAAAAATAAAAAAACTATTTTCACATTCACAAAATCACAATGGGGGTATAGATATAGGGTATTCTGTGAAATTGTGATTTTGTGAATTGTCCTAAGTAACCTACCTATTTTTCACAAAAAGTATCACAATATTACCATTTTACCCCCATTTTATGACTAATTTGTGATAGTTTTGTGATAATTACTCATGCCTAATTTCAAAAAGTTCAAAAAATCAA
The sequence above is drawn from the Nitrosopumilus sp. genome and encodes:
- a CDS encoding DNA N-6-adenine-methyltransferase, which produces MALTKIKKKNSIEKLKNKIRIPRNGIHGSEAVRRLSIIDSSGESDVRGTPPDIYWKICKELNFYPKVDYAGDDLHHMCKDYITKEKNTFSINWIWNGFLNPEYSENELYLAYAVDMWKRYDINLLVLTYSKTGRGWWHRHVEPYRKSGEADVIFYEGRLVFSDELGWKMDNNSTDDSAFIFYKSKMFPHDVFCPHPWDW